AACAAGGCAATACCCATATATGCCGATATGCGCATATATTTATATTTAAAAAAAATTTATAATGAGACAGTTTAAAGATTTTGATTATGACAGTTAGAGTATTATATTTTTAAATAAGCCTGTAATAAATATTACAGACTTGTTTTATTATTTCTTTATATATTCATAATAAGTCGCATTATTTTTACTAAAAAGCATAGCTTTTTTTATTCCAATATTTCTTTTATATGGCGCTTGCCTTTAATTAGGTGGACGGTTACGCCCGAGCAATACAATAAAGCCAAAAACATTCCCAAAACAGCCCAAATAGTAATAATCCAAAATATTAATATCAAAACAAACATTGCCAAAAACGCTATGCTTATGCCCAAAAACACGCCAAGATGCAAGTTAATTTTGGGCGACATTATTATAAGATAAATTATTACCTGCGCCGCAAAAATCAAGAAAATCCAAAGCCTAGGCGCGCTGAATAAAAGTTCTAACATTATTATAACGCTAATCTGTATATCTTTTCTATATCCAGAGGGTCCAAAGGCACAAGGTTGCCCACGCTTTTTGCGTCCACGGCTTTTTGCGCCATAAGCTTAAAGTTTTCATCGCCTATGCCGATTTGTCTAAGGCGAACGGGCATTCCTATGGAAGTATAAAAATCTTCCAACTTTTGTATACCTTGCAACACGGTCAATTCCATATCGCATAGGCTGTAACTTAGACCAAACACGTTTTGGAAAAATTGCGCGAATCTATTGATGTTATGCTTATAAACATATTTTATCCAAGCCGGGAAGATTATAGCCAAGCCCGCCCCATGCGCTATATCATAAAACAACGACAATTGATGCTCTATGCCGTGCGACGCCCAATCGCCTATTCTGCCGCAGTTAAGAAGCCCGTTGTGCGCTATCGTGCCCGCGAACATAAACTCGGCTTGGGCGTTATAGTCTTGCGGGTTTTTTAGGACAAGCGGCGTATAGTGTATAATCGTTTTGGCTACGGCTTCTATTAATCTGTCGGTAAGGTCCACATTTTTTTCATTGGTAAAATATCTTTCCATTAGGTGCGCCAATATATCGCTAGCGCCGCAGCCCACTTGATATTTGGGCACGGTGTATATTAATTCGGGGTTTAAAATGGCAAATTTGGGGATTACCGCGCGGCTATATGCGCCAATCTTAAACTTGTCTTTTTCGTGGGTTATTACAGTATTGGGACTGGATTCGCTGCCCGCCGCCGCGATCGTTAAAATATTGCCGTTTGGCAAGGCGCGATCGGCTTCTTTTTGGTTGAGATAAAAATCCGTCCAAGCGTCCCCGTCATAAACCGCCTGCATGCAAATGGCCTTAACGGTGTCTATAACGCTGCCGCCGCCCACGCCCAAGACAAAGTCCAAGTTGTTTTCTTTGACTATTTGGACGCCCTTTTCTACCAAATCCCATCTGGGATTGGGAACGACGCCGCCCAGCTCATAAAATGTTATATCCGCTTCTTTTAAATATTGCTTTACCTCGTCCAAAAGCCCGCTCTTTTTGACCGAGCCGCCGCCATATACTACCAAAACTCTATTGCCATTATGCTTTTTGACTAATTCGCCCACTCTTTTTTGGGTGTCTTTTCCAAAAACTAGATGAGTAGGATTGTAAAACTCAAAGTTTTGCATAAGGTAACTCTCCCTAATTATTCTTTTTTTTATATAGTAACATAAAACCTTAAAACTTACAATTATTAACTTATTTGGCAAAAAAATCAAA
This Clostridiales bacterium DNA region includes the following protein-coding sequences:
- a CDS encoding iron-containing alcohol dehydrogenase; this translates as MQNFEFYNPTHLVFGKDTQKRVGELVKKHNGNRVLVVYGGGSVKKSGLLDEVKQYLKEADITFYELGGVVPNPRWDLVEKGVQIVKENNLDFVLGVGGGSVIDTVKAICMQAVYDGDAWTDFYLNQKEADRALPNGNILTIAAAGSESSPNTVITHEKDKFKIGAYSRAVIPKFAILNPELIYTVPKYQVGCGASDILAHLMERYFTNEKNVDLTDRLIEAVAKTIIHYTPLVLKNPQDYNAQAEFMFAGTIAHNGLLNCGRIGDWASHGIEHQLSLFYDIAHGAGLAIIFPAWIKYVYKHNINRFAQFFQNVFGLSYSLCDMELTVLQGIQKLEDFYTSIGMPVRLRQIGIGDENFKLMAQKAVDAKSVGNLVPLDPLDIEKIYRLAL